In Candidatus Poribacteria bacterium, the following proteins share a genomic window:
- a CDS encoding phosphoglucosamine mutase, producing MREPIISVSGIRGIVGESFTPELILRITSAFAKAVGEGRVLIARDTRPSGEMAFCAAASALMGAGIDVIDVGIVPTPTALICASKLNVEGCIVITASHNPPEWNGLELSTEDKEKEDMVLDLYERGEMRLVSWDKVGRVHRYEGAVEDHIGRILSLNWIDPPLIRSRGLKVVVDCCNGAGSVITPELLRRMGCQVVELYCDPDGTFPREPEPTPANLTDLARAVRENGADLGIGHDLDADRCVLVADGGVPLSEEMTFPLAADFILSKRKGPVATTVVTSMLIEHVAAKYGV from the coding sequence ATGCGTGAGCCGATAATCAGCGTCTCCGGAATCCGTGGTATAGTAGGTGAATCCTTTACACCTGAGCTCATCTTGAGGATCACATCGGCCTTTGCTAAAGCTGTGGGAGAGGGCCGAGTTTTGATAGCCCGAGACACCCGCCCATCCGGTGAAATGGCCTTCTGCGCCGCCGCTTCGGCGCTCATGGGGGCCGGAATCGATGTCATCGACGTGGGGATTGTCCCGACACCTACGGCTCTGATATGCGCCTCGAAGCTTAACGTCGAGGGCTGCATCGTCATCACCGCAAGCCACAATCCGCCCGAGTGGAACGGACTGGAGCTTTCAACCGAGGATAAGGAGAAGGAGGATATGGTGCTCGATCTGTATGAGCGGGGCGAGATGAGGTTGGTGTCATGGGACAAGGTGGGCAGGGTCCACCGATATGAGGGGGCAGTGGAGGATCATATAGGCAGGATACTCTCGCTCAACTGGATCGATCCTCCCTTGATCCGTTCCAGAGGGCTGAAAGTGGTGGTGGATTGCTGCAACGGCGCGGGATCGGTTATAACACCCGAGCTCCTGAGGAGAATGGGATGTCAGGTCGTGGAGCTCTACTGTGACCCCGATGGAACCTTTCCAAGGGAACCCGAACCTACACCAGCGAACCTCACCGATCTGGCGAGGGCCGTCAGGGAGAATGGAGCTGACCTGGGAATAGGGCACGATCTGGACGCCGATAGATGCGTGCTGGTCGCCGATGGAGGGGTGCCGCTGAGCGAGGAGATGACCTTTCCCCTTGCCGCTGATTTCATACTCTCAAAGCGCAAAGGCCCCGTTGCCACCACCGTGGTCACCTCGATGCTGATCGAACATGTCGCCGCCAAGTATGGCGT